Proteins co-encoded in one Aethina tumida isolate Nest 87 chromosome 7, icAetTumi1.1, whole genome shotgun sequence genomic window:
- the LOC109607608 gene encoding apoptosis-resistant E3 ubiquitin protein ligase 1 isoform X8: MLVVSVSVAGLVTLAAMTQPSLAPEAKHSLLQYVTGKYLLPSNCKVNFQWSDPHPVGHTVCFTVQFYQRNGQPYPICDTDNFIVDVSEGPRKVKIAVISELGSPTDPNSANLAKVKFMVRHAGQYKISVMVGNQHVAGSPFMRGFVAGPPFAQRTIVVRHCSTVVCTANIPHLLYIEPRDEYSNICIFNLNDDPTKNYTVDISQLGTSSQDSNLDIIEDNFTTTLDYDWQSQRVSIQLKFLNEGCYHATIKYNNTELHNGDFDIIVLNSIDSTLVHRNVASKNHNVCYEAKLVGINGDRLTKAKKVLCYVSPKQLIIKELILKFIPKRLYTFRLCPSTKFNFQAETIPKIGDNTSSCFTVDDGCQPKIELVSKERNVIAATFAQFLLKNMGGSETFKDKQDFFHHEVRKYHQKHYHEKLSMKVNREKLLESSMKATKNFSVSDWCRNFEITFQGEQGIDWGGLRREWFELICAQLFDAKNQLFASFHDGGQQSLVHPNPRRPAHLKLKHYEFAGKVVGKCLYESALSSSYRQLVRARFTRSFLAQVIGLRVHYKYFEQDDPDLYLSKIKYLLENDIDHIDTELYFVEEEYDSSGQLVKNVELIPNGSKIRVRDATKLQYLDALAQYKLATSIKDEMEAFLKGLNELIPDNLLSIFDENELEAFQLLLCGTGQYSIADFKAHHVVNGNSTEFRRIVGWFWAAVGNFTQEEMARLLQFTTGCSQLPPGGFKELTPRFQITAAPTFGNLPTAHTCFNQLCLPDYDCYEHFEKSLLLAISEGTEGFGMV, translated from the exons ATGCTGGTGGTTTCGGTCTCCGTCGCTGGTCTGGTCACCCTGGCAGCCATGACTCAGCCCTCGCTCGCTCCGGAAGCGAAACACTCCCTTTTGCAATACGTCACCGGAAAATATCTACTGCCCTCCAATTGCAAG GTTAATTTTCAGTGGTCCGACCCGCACCCGGTGGGCCACACGGTGTGCTTCACCGTACAGTTCTACCAGCGTAACGGACAGCCTTATCCAATCTGTGATACCGACAATTTTATCGTGGACGTGTCCGAGGGCCCTAGAAAGGTAAAG ATAGCGGTGATTAGTGAATTGGGCTCGCCGACCGATCCGAATAGCGCCAACTTGGCGAAGGTTAAATTTATGGTACGCCATGCGGGGCAGTACAAGATCAGCGTTATGGTAGGGAACCAACATGTAGCTGGAAGTCCATTCATGAGAG GTTTTGTCGCTGGACCGCCTTTTGCCCAGAGGACGATCGTGGTACGACATTGCAGTACCGTGGTGTGCACCGCCAACATTCCCCACTTGTTGTACATCGAACCGCGTGATGAATATagcaatatttgtatttttaatttgaacgaTGATCCTACTAAA AATTACACCGTCGACATATCTCAGTTGGGAACATCGTCGCAGGATTCGAACCTGGACATAATCGAGGACAATTTTACCACAACCCTCGATTATGATTGGCAATCGCAGCGCGTCAGCATCCAGCTCAAGTTTCTGAACGAGGGCTGCTACCACGCCACCATCAAATATAACAACACGGAGCTTCACAACGGAGATTTCGACATCATCGTATTAAATA gtatAGATTCTACTCTAGTCCATAGAAATGTGGCATCTAAGAACCACAACGTTTGCTACGAAGCTAAACTAGTAGGAATAAACGGGGACCGTTTAACCAAGGCGAAAAAAGTGCTTTGTTACGTGTCCCCGAAGCAGCTAATAATCAAAGAACTTATCCTAAAGTTCATACCGAAGAGGCTTTACACTTTTAGATTATGTCCGTCAACAAAG TTCAATTTTCAAGCAGAGACAATACCAAAAATAGGTGATAACACCAGCAGCTGTTTCACAGTAGACGACGGCTGTCAACCCAAAATAGAACTAGTATCCAAAGAGCGGAACGTGATCGCCGCCACTTTCGCCCAGTTCCTTCTCAAAAACATGGGTGGATCGGAAACGTTCAAGGACAAGCAAGACTTCTTCCACCACGAAGTCAGAAAGTACCACCAGAAGCACTATCACGAGAAACTGTCGATGAAAGTCAACAGGGAGAAACTGCTGGAGAGCAGCATGAAGGCGACCAAAAATTTCTCGGTCTCGGACTGGTGCCGGAACTTCGAGATCACATTCCAAGGCGAGCAAGGCATCGACTGGGGCGGTCTGAGGCGCGAATGGTTCGAGTTGATATGCGCCCAATTGTTCGACGCCAAGAACCAGCTGTTCGCCAGCTTCCACGACGGCGGTCAGCAGTCGTTGGTGCACCCTAACCCTCGTCGGCCTGCCCATTTGAAGCTGAAACACTACGAGTTTGCCGGCAAAGTCGTGGGAAAGTGTTTGTATGAAAGTGCCTTAAGCAGTTCGTACAGGCAGCTTGTTCGTGCCAGATTCACCAGGTCCTTTTTAGCACAGGTTATCGGACTTAGAGTACACTACAAG TACTTCGAACAGGACGATCCCGATTTGTACTTATCGAAGATTAAGTACCTGTTAGAGAACGACATAGATCACATCGATACTGAGCTTTATTTCGTTGAAGAAGAGTACGATTCTTCCGGACAACTggtcaaaaatgttgaattaataCCCAACg GTTCGAAGATAAGAGTAAGAGATGCAACGAAACTCCAATATTTAGACGCGTTGGCTCAATACAAACTGGCGACAAGCATCAAGGACGAAATGGAAGCCTTCCTTAAAGGACTTAACGAACTAATACCCGACAATTTGCTGAGCATCTTCGACGAAAACGAACTCGAA GCGTTCCAGTTGCTTCTGTGCGGTACCGGCCAGTACAGCATCGCTGACTTCAAGGCACATCACGTCGTCAACGGCAATTCGACGGAATTTAGACGCATCGTCGGTTGGTTTTGGGCCGCTGTCGGTAACTTCACCCAAGAAGAAATGGCTCGTCTCCTCCAATTCACCACCG GTTGCTCTCAACTTCCTCCTGGTGGTTTCAAAGAGCTGACGCCCAGATTCCAGATTACAGCTGCTCCCACTTTTGGAAATTTGCCTACTGCACACACTTG TTTCAACCAATTATGTTTGCCTGACTACGATTGTTATGAGCACTTTGAAAAATCTCTACTCCTTGCTATCAGTGAAGGAACCGAAGGCTTCGGAATGGTCTAa
- the LOC109607608 gene encoding apoptosis-resistant E3 ubiquitin protein ligase 1 isoform X4 yields the protein MNRRAKVISVVFLIFACGFFVRICLGVFWEGRSDPVEDEVADWLRDNQLFEYRRLFKEKGISQLSQCAQLGELPELPATDEQRLQEAALVLQQRLVLRQWLAKFALQHYYPRLLALEVARLDDVYWLEDNKAKPLFNKDFARWSSARQSLPTNKQILDTLKNDLWSEVVKSSNHQDAWTWGGMLVVSVSVAGLVTLAAMTQPSLAPEAKHSLLQYVTGKYLLPSNCKVNFQWSDPHPVGHTVCFTVQFYQRNGQPYPICDTDNFIVDVSEGPRKIAVISELGSPTDPNSANLAKVKFMVRHAGQYKISVMVGNQHVAGSPFMRGFVAGPPFAQRTIVVRHCSTVVCTANIPHLLYIEPRDEYSNICIFNLNDDPTKNYTVDISQLGTSSQDSNLDIIEDNFTTTLDYDWQSQRVSIQLKFLNEGCYHATIKYNNTELHNGDFDIIVLNSIDSTLVHRNVASKNHNVCYEAKLVGINGDRLTKAKKVLCYVSPKQLIIKELILKFIPKRLYTFRLCPSTKFNFQAETIPKIGDNTSSCFTVDDGCQPKIELVSKERNVIAATFAQFLLKNMGGSETFKDKQDFFHHEVRKYHQKHYHEKLSMKVNREKLLESSMKATKNFSVSDWCRNFEITFQGEQGIDWGGLRREWFELICAQLFDAKNQLFASFHDGGQQSLVHPNPRRPAHLKLKHYEFAGKVVGKCLYESALSSSYRQLVRARFTRSFLAQVIGLRVHYKYFEQDDPDLYLSKIKYLLENDIDHIDTELYFVEEEYDSSGQLVKNVELIPNGSKIRVRDATKLQYLDALAQYKLATSIKDEMEAFLKGLNELIPDNLLSIFDENELELLLCGTGQYSIADFKAHHVVNGNSTEFRRIVGWFWAAVGNFTQEEMARLLQFTTGCSQLPPGGFKELTPRFQITAAPTFGNLPTAHTCFNQLCLPDYDCYEHFEKSLLLAISEGTEGFGMV from the exons GGATATCGCAGTTGAGCCAGTGCGCGCAGTTGGGGGAGCTGCCGGAGCTGCCGGCCACCGACGAGCAGCGACTGCAGGAGGCCGCGCTGGTGCTGCAGCAACGACTCGTGCTGCGCCAATGGCTCGCTAAGTTCGCCCTCCAGCACTACTACCCCAGACTGCTGGCCCTCGAGGTCGCACGACTCGATGACGTTTATTG GCTAGAAGACAATAAGGCGAAGCCCCTTTTCAACAAGGACTTCGCTCGGTGGAGTAGCGCGAGACAATCGTTGCCGACGAACAAACAGATCCTCGACACCCTCAAGAACGATCTCTGGTCCGAAGTAGTCAAGAGCAGCAACCACCAAGACGCATGGACATGGG GGGGTATGCTGGTGGTTTCGGTCTCCGTCGCTGGTCTGGTCACCCTGGCAGCCATGACTCAGCCCTCGCTCGCTCCGGAAGCGAAACACTCCCTTTTGCAATACGTCACCGGAAAATATCTACTGCCCTCCAATTGCAAG GTTAATTTTCAGTGGTCCGACCCGCACCCGGTGGGCCACACGGTGTGCTTCACCGTACAGTTCTACCAGCGTAACGGACAGCCTTATCCAATCTGTGATACCGACAATTTTATCGTGGACGTGTCCGAGGGCCCTAGAAAG ATAGCGGTGATTAGTGAATTGGGCTCGCCGACCGATCCGAATAGCGCCAACTTGGCGAAGGTTAAATTTATGGTACGCCATGCGGGGCAGTACAAGATCAGCGTTATGGTAGGGAACCAACATGTAGCTGGAAGTCCATTCATGAGAG GTTTTGTCGCTGGACCGCCTTTTGCCCAGAGGACGATCGTGGTACGACATTGCAGTACCGTGGTGTGCACCGCCAACATTCCCCACTTGTTGTACATCGAACCGCGTGATGAATATagcaatatttgtatttttaatttgaacgaTGATCCTACTAAA AATTACACCGTCGACATATCTCAGTTGGGAACATCGTCGCAGGATTCGAACCTGGACATAATCGAGGACAATTTTACCACAACCCTCGATTATGATTGGCAATCGCAGCGCGTCAGCATCCAGCTCAAGTTTCTGAACGAGGGCTGCTACCACGCCACCATCAAATATAACAACACGGAGCTTCACAACGGAGATTTCGACATCATCGTATTAAATA gtatAGATTCTACTCTAGTCCATAGAAATGTGGCATCTAAGAACCACAACGTTTGCTACGAAGCTAAACTAGTAGGAATAAACGGGGACCGTTTAACCAAGGCGAAAAAAGTGCTTTGTTACGTGTCCCCGAAGCAGCTAATAATCAAAGAACTTATCCTAAAGTTCATACCGAAGAGGCTTTACACTTTTAGATTATGTCCGTCAACAAAG TTCAATTTTCAAGCAGAGACAATACCAAAAATAGGTGATAACACCAGCAGCTGTTTCACAGTAGACGACGGCTGTCAACCCAAAATAGAACTAGTATCCAAAGAGCGGAACGTGATCGCCGCCACTTTCGCCCAGTTCCTTCTCAAAAACATGGGTGGATCGGAAACGTTCAAGGACAAGCAAGACTTCTTCCACCACGAAGTCAGAAAGTACCACCAGAAGCACTATCACGAGAAACTGTCGATGAAAGTCAACAGGGAGAAACTGCTGGAGAGCAGCATGAAGGCGACCAAAAATTTCTCGGTCTCGGACTGGTGCCGGAACTTCGAGATCACATTCCAAGGCGAGCAAGGCATCGACTGGGGCGGTCTGAGGCGCGAATGGTTCGAGTTGATATGCGCCCAATTGTTCGACGCCAAGAACCAGCTGTTCGCCAGCTTCCACGACGGCGGTCAGCAGTCGTTGGTGCACCCTAACCCTCGTCGGCCTGCCCATTTGAAGCTGAAACACTACGAGTTTGCCGGCAAAGTCGTGGGAAAGTGTTTGTATGAAAGTGCCTTAAGCAGTTCGTACAGGCAGCTTGTTCGTGCCAGATTCACCAGGTCCTTTTTAGCACAGGTTATCGGACTTAGAGTACACTACAAG TACTTCGAACAGGACGATCCCGATTTGTACTTATCGAAGATTAAGTACCTGTTAGAGAACGACATAGATCACATCGATACTGAGCTTTATTTCGTTGAAGAAGAGTACGATTCTTCCGGACAACTggtcaaaaatgttgaattaataCCCAACg GTTCGAAGATAAGAGTAAGAGATGCAACGAAACTCCAATATTTAGACGCGTTGGCTCAATACAAACTGGCGACAAGCATCAAGGACGAAATGGAAGCCTTCCTTAAAGGACTTAACGAACTAATACCCGACAATTTGCTGAGCATCTTCGACGAAAACGAACTCGAA TTGCTTCTGTGCGGTACCGGCCAGTACAGCATCGCTGACTTCAAGGCACATCACGTCGTCAACGGCAATTCGACGGAATTTAGACGCATCGTCGGTTGGTTTTGGGCCGCTGTCGGTAACTTCACCCAAGAAGAAATGGCTCGTCTCCTCCAATTCACCACCG GTTGCTCTCAACTTCCTCCTGGTGGTTTCAAAGAGCTGACGCCCAGATTCCAGATTACAGCTGCTCCCACTTTTGGAAATTTGCCTACTGCACACACTTG TTTCAACCAATTATGTTTGCCTGACTACGATTGTTATGAGCACTTTGAAAAATCTCTACTCCTTGCTATCAGTGAAGGAACCGAAGGCTTCGGAATGGTCTAa
- the LOC109607608 gene encoding apoptosis-resistant E3 ubiquitin protein ligase 1 isoform X2: MNRRAKVISVVFLIFACGFFVRICLGVFWEGRSDPVEDEVADWLRDNQLFEYRRLFKEKGISQLSQCAQLGELPELPATDEQRLQEAALVLQQRLVLRQWLAKFALQHYYPRLLALEVARLDDVYWLEDNKAKPLFNKDFARWSSARQSLPTNKQILDTLKNDLWSEVVKSSNHQDAWTWGGMLVVSVSVAGLVTLAAMTQPSLAPEAKHSLLQYVTGKYLLPSNCKVNFQWSDPHPVGHTVCFTVQFYQRNGQPYPICDTDNFIVDVSEGPRKIAVISELGSPTDPNSANLAKVKFMVRHAGQYKISVMVGNQHVAGSPFMRGFVAGPPFAQRTIVVRHCSTVVCTANIPHLLYIEPRDEYSNICIFNLNDDPTKNYTVDISQLGTSSQDSNLDIIEDNFTTTLDYDWQSQRVSIQLKFLNEGCYHATIKYNNTELHNGDFDIIVLNSIDSTLVHRNVASKNHNVCYEAKLVGINGDRLTKAKKVLCYVSPKQLIIKELILKFIPKRLYTFRLCPSTKFNFQAETIPKIGDNTSSCFTVDDGCQPKIELVSKERNVIAATFAQFLLKNMGGSETFKDKQDFFHHEVRKYHQKHYHEKLSMKVNREKLLESSMKATKNFSVSDWCRNFEITFQGEQGIDWGGLRREWFELICAQLFDAKNQLFASFHDGGQQSLVHPNPRRPAHLKLKHYEFAGKVVGKCLYESALSSSYRQLVRARFTRSFLAQVIGLRVHYKYFEQDDPDLYLSKIKYLLENDIDHIDTELYFVEEEYDSSGQLVKNVELIPNGSKIRVRDATKLQYLDALAQYKLATSIKDEMEAFLKGLNELIPDNLLSIFDENELEAFQLLLCGTGQYSIADFKAHHVVNGNSTEFRRIVGWFWAAVGNFTQEEMARLLQFTTGCSQLPPGGFKELTPRFQITAAPTFGNLPTAHTCFNQLCLPDYDCYEHFEKSLLLAISEGTEGFGMV; the protein is encoded by the exons GGATATCGCAGTTGAGCCAGTGCGCGCAGTTGGGGGAGCTGCCGGAGCTGCCGGCCACCGACGAGCAGCGACTGCAGGAGGCCGCGCTGGTGCTGCAGCAACGACTCGTGCTGCGCCAATGGCTCGCTAAGTTCGCCCTCCAGCACTACTACCCCAGACTGCTGGCCCTCGAGGTCGCACGACTCGATGACGTTTATTG GCTAGAAGACAATAAGGCGAAGCCCCTTTTCAACAAGGACTTCGCTCGGTGGAGTAGCGCGAGACAATCGTTGCCGACGAACAAACAGATCCTCGACACCCTCAAGAACGATCTCTGGTCCGAAGTAGTCAAGAGCAGCAACCACCAAGACGCATGGACATGGG GGGGTATGCTGGTGGTTTCGGTCTCCGTCGCTGGTCTGGTCACCCTGGCAGCCATGACTCAGCCCTCGCTCGCTCCGGAAGCGAAACACTCCCTTTTGCAATACGTCACCGGAAAATATCTACTGCCCTCCAATTGCAAG GTTAATTTTCAGTGGTCCGACCCGCACCCGGTGGGCCACACGGTGTGCTTCACCGTACAGTTCTACCAGCGTAACGGACAGCCTTATCCAATCTGTGATACCGACAATTTTATCGTGGACGTGTCCGAGGGCCCTAGAAAG ATAGCGGTGATTAGTGAATTGGGCTCGCCGACCGATCCGAATAGCGCCAACTTGGCGAAGGTTAAATTTATGGTACGCCATGCGGGGCAGTACAAGATCAGCGTTATGGTAGGGAACCAACATGTAGCTGGAAGTCCATTCATGAGAG GTTTTGTCGCTGGACCGCCTTTTGCCCAGAGGACGATCGTGGTACGACATTGCAGTACCGTGGTGTGCACCGCCAACATTCCCCACTTGTTGTACATCGAACCGCGTGATGAATATagcaatatttgtatttttaatttgaacgaTGATCCTACTAAA AATTACACCGTCGACATATCTCAGTTGGGAACATCGTCGCAGGATTCGAACCTGGACATAATCGAGGACAATTTTACCACAACCCTCGATTATGATTGGCAATCGCAGCGCGTCAGCATCCAGCTCAAGTTTCTGAACGAGGGCTGCTACCACGCCACCATCAAATATAACAACACGGAGCTTCACAACGGAGATTTCGACATCATCGTATTAAATA gtatAGATTCTACTCTAGTCCATAGAAATGTGGCATCTAAGAACCACAACGTTTGCTACGAAGCTAAACTAGTAGGAATAAACGGGGACCGTTTAACCAAGGCGAAAAAAGTGCTTTGTTACGTGTCCCCGAAGCAGCTAATAATCAAAGAACTTATCCTAAAGTTCATACCGAAGAGGCTTTACACTTTTAGATTATGTCCGTCAACAAAG TTCAATTTTCAAGCAGAGACAATACCAAAAATAGGTGATAACACCAGCAGCTGTTTCACAGTAGACGACGGCTGTCAACCCAAAATAGAACTAGTATCCAAAGAGCGGAACGTGATCGCCGCCACTTTCGCCCAGTTCCTTCTCAAAAACATGGGTGGATCGGAAACGTTCAAGGACAAGCAAGACTTCTTCCACCACGAAGTCAGAAAGTACCACCAGAAGCACTATCACGAGAAACTGTCGATGAAAGTCAACAGGGAGAAACTGCTGGAGAGCAGCATGAAGGCGACCAAAAATTTCTCGGTCTCGGACTGGTGCCGGAACTTCGAGATCACATTCCAAGGCGAGCAAGGCATCGACTGGGGCGGTCTGAGGCGCGAATGGTTCGAGTTGATATGCGCCCAATTGTTCGACGCCAAGAACCAGCTGTTCGCCAGCTTCCACGACGGCGGTCAGCAGTCGTTGGTGCACCCTAACCCTCGTCGGCCTGCCCATTTGAAGCTGAAACACTACGAGTTTGCCGGCAAAGTCGTGGGAAAGTGTTTGTATGAAAGTGCCTTAAGCAGTTCGTACAGGCAGCTTGTTCGTGCCAGATTCACCAGGTCCTTTTTAGCACAGGTTATCGGACTTAGAGTACACTACAAG TACTTCGAACAGGACGATCCCGATTTGTACTTATCGAAGATTAAGTACCTGTTAGAGAACGACATAGATCACATCGATACTGAGCTTTATTTCGTTGAAGAAGAGTACGATTCTTCCGGACAACTggtcaaaaatgttgaattaataCCCAACg GTTCGAAGATAAGAGTAAGAGATGCAACGAAACTCCAATATTTAGACGCGTTGGCTCAATACAAACTGGCGACAAGCATCAAGGACGAAATGGAAGCCTTCCTTAAAGGACTTAACGAACTAATACCCGACAATTTGCTGAGCATCTTCGACGAAAACGAACTCGAA GCGTTCCAGTTGCTTCTGTGCGGTACCGGCCAGTACAGCATCGCTGACTTCAAGGCACATCACGTCGTCAACGGCAATTCGACGGAATTTAGACGCATCGTCGGTTGGTTTTGGGCCGCTGTCGGTAACTTCACCCAAGAAGAAATGGCTCGTCTCCTCCAATTCACCACCG GTTGCTCTCAACTTCCTCCTGGTGGTTTCAAAGAGCTGACGCCCAGATTCCAGATTACAGCTGCTCCCACTTTTGGAAATTTGCCTACTGCACACACTTG TTTCAACCAATTATGTTTGCCTGACTACGATTGTTATGAGCACTTTGAAAAATCTCTACTCCTTGCTATCAGTGAAGGAACCGAAGGCTTCGGAATGGTCTAa